The Vanessa tameamea isolate UH-Manoa-2023 chromosome 2, ilVanTame1 primary haplotype, whole genome shotgun sequence genome has a segment encoding these proteins:
- the LOC113402009 gene encoding peptide chain release factor 1, with translation MSLTRLTFLRSFWKLENIKLVRRYSSHDSINLSDPAIQTYLKQLVVEHDKLHTKPRKTNEETKRLHEIKPIVNVLEQRISLFDSIDSLKELNKREGKDEEIKKMIKEEAQIYLSRLKEVDSDLQAILLEPNLTQGGVLIEVTAGAGGQESMLFAKELFNLYHEYSKYKNWEVDIASIEKSDIGGIRKGSLLVQGLGAPELMRMEAGVHRVQRIPVTEKGGRIHTSTVSVAVLPLATEIELEIPDKDLSIETKRASGAGGQHVNTTDSAVRITHLPTGTVVECQEGRSQIKNKQIALQKLRTLLLQKQEEEQTSKINSERKSQIGSSNRNEKIRTYNYPQDRVTEHREGGSTTHSLKTFMEGGEQLEELQESLLRHQRYQTIMADINEFIARYKAETTGKN, from the exons atgtcATTAACAAGATTAACATTTTTACGATCGTTTTGGAAGTTAGAAAACATCAAGTTAGTACGAAGATATTCCTCACATGATTCAATAAATTTGAGCGATCCGGCcattcaaacatatttaaaacaattggtAGTAGAACAtgataaattacatacaaaaccACGGAAAACAAATGAAGAAACTAAGCGCCTACATGAAATTAAACCTATAGTAAATGTACTTGAACAGAGAATATCTCTTTTTGATAGTATAGATTCTCTCAAAGAGCTAAATAAACGGGAGGGGAAGGACGAGGAAATAAAGAAGATGATCAAAGAAGAGGCCCAAATATACCTCTCAAGGCTGAAAGAGGTTGATAGTGACCTACAAGCTATACTCTTAGAACCAAATTTAACTCAAGGAGGTGTTTTAATTGAGGTTACAGCTGGTGCGGGTGGACAGGAGTCAATGCTATTCGCTAAAGAACTTTTCAATTTGTACCAcgaatattctaaatataaaaattgggAAGTTGATATAGCTTCAATTGAAAAATCGGATATTGGTGGAATCAGAAAGGGATCATTATTAGTGCAGGGATTGGGAGCACCGGAATTGATGAGAATGGAGGCGGGTGTACATCGAGTTCAAAGAATACCTGTTACAGAGAAAGGAGGCCGTATACACACAAGTACGGTGTCTGTAGCAGTGTTGCCGCTAGCTACAGAAATTGAACTCGAAATACCAGATAAAGACCTAAGTATAGAGACTAAAAGAGCAAGTGGTGCTGGTGGCCAGCATGTGAACACTACAGATAGTGCTGTCCGCATCACCCACCTTCCGACAGGAACAGTAGTTGAGTGTCAGGAAGGAAgatcacagataaaaaacaaGCAAATTGCTTTACAAAAACTGAGAACACTGTTACTTCAAAAACAGGAGGAAGAACAAACGTCTAAGATAAATAGTGAAAGAAAGTCACAG ATTGGTTCCAGCAATAGGAATGAAAAAATAAGAACTTATAACTATCCTCAAGATAGAGTGACAGAGCATAGAGAGGGTGGTAGTACCACACACAGCTTAAAAACGTTCATGGAAGGTGGGGAGCAGTTAGAAGAGCTCCAAGAGTCCCTGCTACGACACCAAAGATATCAAACCATAATGGCTGACATTAATGAATTTATTGCCAGATATAAAGCAGAAACTActggaaaaaattaa